From the Xiphophorus hellerii strain 12219 chromosome 20, Xiphophorus_hellerii-4.1, whole genome shotgun sequence genome, the window TGTATCACTGCTGCCCAACTTCCTTAGCAACGGGGATTTCCAACAGTGCATGAACTGTTGACGTTTGGTCAGAAATGTCAAACATGTGTTTGACCTCTTCCCTGTTTAGGTTTTGGACAGAGGGCTCTTTGTCCTGCGAgtgaaacatctgaaacattCACGAAGACacggaaagaaaaacaaacatctataACACCAGCGTCGACACGAGGCCGGAAAAAATCTTACGTCTCTTGGATAGTGATGTACTGGTGCGGCACCAGACCGTCCACTCCGTTGTGCTGCCCCTCCCACCAGTCGTCGGAGGCTCGCTGGAACAGCAGGACAGAGGCGCCCTTTTTGAACGTCAGCTCCCGACCAGAGCGGCCCGTGTAGTCGAACTTGGCGATGGCTTCGACCGGTTCAGACTCTGAAACAGCCAAGGTGCCTGAGATTCAGAGGGAGGGTCAACAGAGGCAGGTGGAGCGGCAGAAAGCAGGGTGcaaagggaaaaaagagagagaaaagagagagagaggggtggAGAGCCACATGAGTGCAAAGCTGTTTAGTGCTGCTGCCTTACAGTGATgataaaaatgcattattaataGGTTAAAGCAAGCAGGTTGGGAGCTATGATGACAAAATTATAGTCAGTGAGCAGCAGAACAGGGTTTGTTGAAGTAAACAGAGTGAAAGTACGCACCATCTTCACTGTTGTGGCTGACTGAGACGGTGTCAGGTGCCGGCTCTTCCACTAGGGGGGGCTCACACTGCAGACTGTCACTGCAGCAGACACACACAACAGAGGATGTTCAAGAAGAAGGTGAAGGTTTCAGTCTCAACACCTTGCAAAGGAGTTTATATCCTTTTATTGGGACTCTATTTGTGTGATAGACTGACCCAAAGGAAGGCTTACTTGTGAAGTGAAGGAGAAATcaaaaaaagatctgaaaaagTGTTATGTGGATCTGTCATTTTCCTTCTGAGTCACAGTGGCCTGCtactttgttttagtttattcttaCATAAAATTCCCAAATAACAAAGTTGCAGAATGTGATGAAATCTAAGGCTCTTTAATAATTTACCAAGGCACAGTAGGTcagatttttccagaaaaaGCAGCCATTTCTTAAAAAGGCTGCTTTTTAAGAAATggtaatgttttaaaattatttttcatgttaccAACTTGTCAGGTTTGATGAGTTTTGACatgaggttttgtttttttcccctctacactttgttacacagtaaaaaaaaaacacacacacacaataataCAGGATATTTGTCAAAGTTAAAGATGCCTTGGGAAAATGGGACAAAAGCATTCAGGATGGCTTTTCTGATAATTCTATGGTCAGCCAACCAAAATAAATCCAAGTGGCCTAGGCATACATCCAGTTACAGGAAGGTGAAAGGTCGCTTTAtccctaaattaaattaaatcacgAGTGtccttttattctgaaatcaaAAGCTAGAAGTTCAACAAATCCCAGGTGTTGCCGGTGTGATAACATAATTTAAGCCCATTCACATTGACTGACTGACAATAACAAGCTCCAAGATTGAGATTGAAAATTAACCATTGCCTGCGCTGTTGTGTGCTGCCTGCTGTGGTCAGGTGGGGCTTTAATCTCCCATGTGATGGACAGTAAGCTGATTCCCGTGGCCCCCTGGATCTGTGTAGCCCCCGCTCTAAATCTCTCCCTGGCAGCCCTTAAATAAATCCTTCACTCCCTCCACAATTCTTTCCCTCCCAAATCTCCAACAACCATTTGAAAAGACTTGTAAAGACCCTCCCAGGGCCTGTAGCCATTGATATTTTTACTGTATCCCTGCTCTCACCAGAAGTCGTCACCAGCTCCAGGGATTGTGTATATAGGGCCTGGCAGGTCCTGCAGGCCTGGGAAGATGCTGTCGTGGTGGATGATGATAGTTTTAATGAGTTCGTTGACGTGAGCCTGGCAGGAGACCTGGTCATGGCCTTCAGGGACAGACATCAGGGTCGGGCCGAAGCAGATGGCCAAGTTGTAGGGGTCCATCATGTTTTCCTCACTGTACTGGGACAGACTGGGGGGAAGGAGAAAACGTAGAGgtttaacattatttttattccgCTGTCTTAAATAGACAACATGCTCTGGAACAATATTCACACATTTagaacttttttatattttatcacaaagttttattgatgttttataTTCTAAACCAGCACAAAGTAACCTCAAAGTGGAGGTAAAAGTACGCCTTGTTTTATGCAAgtaaaaatctgcatttgtaATCACCTGCACAGAATGAATACTTTGCAGAAACAAGTTTCACTGAAATCCCAGCTGCAAGTCTGTCTCTACCAGAacaaacttttttctcattcttttttgcaaaactgctcAAGCTTAGTCAGACTGGTTCAGCGAACAGCAATTTTCAAGCTTTCCTAAAACTTTCTGAGCATTATTCATTGTTCAAAGtctacatttttgtctttgcgGCGCTGTTTCTTTACTAATAATTTCCAAAGAACTTCtaaggccttcacagaacagctgtatgtgtatagaaaataaaaacactgctTCTGTGTCTTCTGAAGGGTATTGGTTTCTCCACATTTTATTAAGGTGTATCAGAGTAGTGAAGTACAAAAATACATgttaaaaaagacaataaaactgtattattttctttcttttacaattATGCACAATTTGTGTCAGTctacataaaatctcaataaaatacgtgtataaatactttttttaaactgttgtaTTAAAGACAAAAGATCAACTACAACCAGCCTGCTGAAAAGCTTTGGATCCCACTATCTGAGTCACTAACTGTCCGGTGTAAAAAGACACCCCTTCCTACGGTGATCCAGAACAAAGTGGTGATGTGTGCTTAAAGGAGTGAGAAGAAACAGGAACACAGGGATGACAGTAAATCAGTCAAGTCAGAGGAATCTTTACTGTCTCCACATGAGCTGCTTGTTTACCCAGGAGGCTTAAATGTCAGGTCCCTCCTCAGCTCTCCAAACCTGCCTTCTGCTTTGCATGAGGCCTCTGCCATGGTTTCAAGgtcaaaatgtgacaaattgaTTTTCTCCATATGCAAGCATGTGTGTCCAAACATGttgtaagaaatgttttgtaccATCTAAGCAAAATTTATACTTTTACATGCTTCAACTGggatttgtttaatggaaagCTTTGGTTTGTGGCTGATGTCAAAGCGAAGGATCTATGGTGTGCTGCgatgaattatgaaaataaacttgatttgaaAGAGGAAATTAAGGTAATAATTAATCTGGAAAGTTTTCGTTTCCTGTGTTTGCAGTTTAATGCTTCATGACAGCCCACATTGACTTGTGACAAGGGTTAGAGGAAGTTTAGATGTGGTGTTAGACCcaaaaataaactggttttTGTGGAAAACTCAGTGCAAAAGGGTCAAAGTTGACAGAAAGATCTTTAGCtaccaaaatgtaaaatgcaagAGCCATTTCTGTTTCCACATACCTTAACAGGGTTGCTTAAACACCCTAACACCTAATTGGcgtgcaattttttttgtttctataaaGCCAATTTCTGACAATCTCAGTTTTCACTCAGGTAAAAGCAGAACTATTTAGTCAATCTATTTGTTCAAAGTTTATACAGAGGCAGTCAAACCAAATATTGTTTTCATGAATGCAGGATTTTATGAACTGCATTCATGAAGTCCAGTCCAGATACGgccaaataaaatcaaaattaaaacattccTACAAACACAGGTCATAATTGTTCAACGTGTCACAACGTAGCAGTGTCGCTATACTAACATGATCTTTTCCCtagcttataaaaaaaaagacattttgctgCAGCAACAACCATAACTCTCCAGAGACATAACTCAGGCTTAATTTAGTACCTTTctacaaaatttaaaatgattttaaattggTTTCAAAGGGTAACCGTTACGGCCGTGGAGATAATCTCAGTCAGAGATCTAGCTCATCTCTCCTTTGTCACAAATTCAGTGAAAGCAGATGTCTGCATCTGTGATATGAATGTAACATTTGGCACAGCTTTACCTCCGCGTACAGCATAGAAGAACTTTACATAAGATATGATTCTGTGACAAAATAATCAGTTGTAGTTTTTCTGCAGGAAGAACATCCACCACGCAGCCCAGGGGAGTTTGAGGTTTCAGAGTAATTAAATCCAAGGGGATAAAGGTTTAGGATAAGCACAATGGAAACCCACCCAACGAGACACATTGGTTTCATTGCTGGAGTTATAATGGTAACTTTGTGGCACATAAGCTCACAACAAACTAAGCCGTAAGACGTATCAGTTGTGATTTAACTGCAGATTATTTTAGAGCTCATTAATATTAAGCTGCTTTTATGTGTCCAGCTTATTTTGTAATGCGCAGCCACTAATTGATGCAGGAGACATTCAGGTTCTGAGTGTGGTGCTACTCACTGGTTGAGGAAGGCGAACAGGTATCTCATGATGATGAGCGTTTTACTTGGCAGGCCTTGCAGAACCTTTCTAATGTGGACCGCTCGCTCCTGGAGGCTCTCCATTGCTGGAAAATAACCCCAACATGAATAAATCAGTGATGACTAAGAGGTTGCTGTATGGAGGCTGAAGTGGCGATACTCACAGACACAGGATATGAGGTCATGGAAGACTTCTTTAGGAAAGAGGGCGTGCTCCAGGCCTCTAAAGTAGAGCTTCAGGACTCCAGCAATAGAGTCCATGTCATGGTCATTCTGGTCCCCTGCCAGAGGGTCCTCGCCTACATGGGGACgaagaggaaggaaacagaggaaatgtaacaaatcaaaccaaaaacaacatgtTTGAGGCAACGTCTCACTTTCGATTGTAATGTTACCTCTCTCAAAGGCATTCTTGATGTCATTGACCTCCACCTGCGATCCAGACACCCTGAAGATGCCCTCATGCCGCAGACCTACCCAGAAGCACACATAAAGGTTATCCTTGTAGTTCCTAAGCTTTCTGTAGGAAtactgagattttaaaaaattatgtttaaaaaataaatttctgtgatttaaatgtcttttttataataataataattatgagTAACGGGGGTTTTCTCTGGTGTTTAAGTCCATAGTCTGTTACTGCAGACTGTCTGTCAATGACATATAATAGAGTCAAATGTGGCTACTGGGGCAAAACTCAAATCAGTCAGAGTGTAAAAACTAAAGGAGTGGCACTTTTCCCTTTTATCAAGTTAATGATGTtctaaagttaaatgtttttgcacttGTGTAACACAGAACTACACACTGTGAAGTGCCAGTAACCAGGCTGAAAGATGAATCAATTTTACTgcttggaaacattttcagacatgAACAACAAGGGCAGCCACAGCACTACATTTATTTACcatcacattaacatttttgttttgtttttagtattcAACAGTGGTATTTCCTCTACATACTGTAAGAATCTCATAGCAGTCGATGCCTAAActggatttttctcttttttcttttgtagtttTACGATAAAAAgtacacagaaaatgttttgattcagTCAAATCTCAACCAATCCAACTCTTcacatgagagaaaaaaaaaatcaacaaccaATCACTGAATCAAAAAGCTGGGGCTGAACCTATCACCTAACAGGGAGGATTTCCTCACCATGGCGACTGATGAAGCGGATGCAGCTCTCGACCATCAGCGGAATGGCTTCACCTGAATCCTAAAATAGAGAAATTAGAAATGACCTGTGGTAAATTAAAGCTGCTACAGGAAATTGGTAGAAAaaatatgtacacacacacacacacacgcgcccccctacacacacgcatttttttccccatacatAATACATGCTTGCACATCAATTTGCAAAGATGGACCAATTTAGGGGGTAAAACATATCAGACATAAGGAAGACATGATGGGTGCAGCTGTTGCTAGGAAACCACACTTTTCAATTTCCCTTTGtctcgtttttctttttttttttttttcagaaatctgGTGAGGTTTGGCTACAAATTATACTGTATGAGATTGGTAGCCAGTTCAATGTCAACACAAATGCAATTTATTTGttgaagatttattttaagattagGAAATAAACTGATTTCTCTATAAGGAGTGAGTTTATGTCAAACATAACCCAAGTGGTGCCACAAGGGGGCGCTACAAACATGTGTTTCTCCACTTCTGAAATTTCCTTTGATCATTTAGCCACAGGAAAGCCCCCATATATATGGATAATGGTTTATGCATGCGAGTTGCGCCAGTTCACCCTGCGGATGTTGGATTTTCCTGAGAAAAGATGAGGCCTGAGTTAAAAGTAGAGACACAAACACCCTGACTCAGATAATTACCTGCTTCCGCAAGGTTGAATTTCTCCTTCCACTatagagggaaaaaagaaaaagaggtaACAGCACTCTGTCATTATGTCACCAGAGAAAGTCTATTTATATGCACAGCTCTTGTAATGCTCTATTTGTCCTAACAGACACACAAATACATTTGAGAACGTCTATAAACGACCACAAAGACCACTGGCTGCGATGCATATGCACATTTAtgagtgagtgtgtgcgtgAGCGAGAGCATATTTCCTTCCTTTGCCACACCTACCTGGCAAGGCAACAGTCGGTTTTCTGACCTATAGGAGggagaaacaggaagaagaagaagaagcaaggGAGGGGAAGAGGGAGGGTTTATGACAGcagagagacacacagagaTAGGCTGTTACAGCAGGAACAAGACCTATGAGGAAATGGCTTCAGATGAAAACAGGGAGACAAAGTTCCCCTTTAAAGCCACACACAGATACAATGCAGAAGATGTTTCTGAGGCTGTGGAAACTGACACGTGTGACCAGGAGGAACACACCCCAAACAGACATGTTGGAGAACACAGCTGCATCCACATATGGTCAGCGCTGCTGTGACCTTCCCTTTGACTCACGCACAGCTTGTGATTATTAGATATATTAAACTCATTCTGCTTCACTGCTGTGACCCTGATGTGTCCCCACTCCAATCCCCATCCCTCTGATCCCCCCACCTCTCTTCAGTTTGCTGGATGTGGGGAAGAAGGCAGGGGGGTGGGCCCTATACCGGACCCACGCGACTGGAAAAAGGGACAATATGCAAAAGGTATGAAGGACACTCACTCTCTCCCAGGGTCTTCTGGATTAAGTCATGCTTGGCCTCCAGTTTGGTGATCAGACTCCTGCCTTCCAGAAACTCCTTTAGCTTCTATAAAACATCCAAACGCACAAATGCCGGGGTCACCAGAGCTGGTGGTTAtgttgatttaataaaatacattgctACTGAGAGTTTCTATGGTTAAAAGACAACAACATCAAAACTTAGCATGGGCTGACATGAAATGATGGTACTGTCTTATAAGCTTGAGTATAGATACCagaatttcaaacattttaaacaaacctGCAGGAAGTAGATCTCATTGCTCTCATTTGAAAACTAAAGTCAATGTAATTCAACCAGACAAAATTTCACAAATGGAAGAagatttagtctttttttttgaaagagagGAAAAGTGCAGTATCCATCTTTGAATCAGCAACAAGTGGGAGAGGGGCAGCACAGACACAAGATgcatctgttttaaatgttgccgTTCTTCATGTGTCTAAACCTCGAAGAATGTCAAATAGTAACTCACAACTGGATCATTTAGAGACATTATTTGgaataagttttttaaaaacgcACACAGGGAAACGTGATTCCAAGTCACATGGATATCTGTTGTTCCTTATAAATCAGGAAATGCCCACAAGAGTAGCTTTACATGTAAACGTGAACTGAAATGACAaaagatagaaaatattttcaaaaactggCTTTTATTCCCATCATCCCATCTGTGAGTTGGTCTAAATTCAAACTCCAAATAAATACAGctgtaaaacacaacaaaccagATGGCAGTCTTTAGGAGGGCTGAcatgaactatggaaacccaaggggggcattggtgaaaaaaaaaatccagattttccaaaaatgaaatcctcaaaaacaatctgattaATTGACAAAATCATTTTGTAGTCTGACGTGAAACAAATGGTTTATATGTGGAAAAGAACATCATGCCCAGTGCAAAGCATGGTGGAGGAACTATGCTGCTGTGGTCCtgacttcaaataagacaaagtaGTGTTGTAATGCAGGTTTGGTGTTTGCTCTTGTTGGTGCAATCCAAGTACAAAAATTGCTCAGTGAGTTCCAGTCCACTTttatattttggtgttttttgaggaaactgatttgtttctttttcaccaTAGGACACTTTTGAGGCATCTTGTCATCAACTCAAAGCCTGTATAATGAAATGTTTCTATGACCCAGAAAGTTTGATTATATAGAGAAAATGCCttcagatttataaatattgaTCAGATCAGCTATAAAAATCCCAGTTTCAATTCAGTAGAAGCTTTGCATAAGTAATTTTCTATTGGTGATATTTATGTTAATTGATAAGAACTGCTGGACCAGGTCGAGATCAGGCCTGTTCCTCAATCCGCTCCACTGACCGTGAAGTAAAACTGCTCAGTCTCCTGCTGATTGGCACGCCGCTTGGCCAGGCTCGGTTTGCTCAGATACGACTCGCTGAACGTGGACTTCACCGACTCCATGCTGTTGCTGTGGTGGAAGCACTCGGAGACGTCGTAGTCCTCCACCGTCACCATGTCCTGGATGGTGGACATAGTGGCCTCCATGGTCTTCTTCACCTGGTGGACGGTgagaagaatttatttatttattttttttaatttaaacttgtagctaagaaacaaaagaagaaacatgataacaaaagcaaaaacacgtCCTGACCTCTTCATTCTCGATCTTAAGAGTGGAGAGGCGCGACTGCAGCGACTGACACCTCTGATGGAGGTCCACTTCCAGTGGCTGTTGTGCACACATCATtcccatctaaaaaaaaaaaaaaccatacacacacacaggtaagCATACCGCAgccttttaaaaagaaattctctCACTTTGACACAATAGAAAGAAGAAAACGATCCATACCGTGTCCCCCATGTGGGACTGAAAATCAAATCGGGCTGGTGGGCAGAAGACGTTGTTGTAGGTCTCCATCAGTTTTTGCTTGTCCCCGTTGGGCTCCAGGCTCTCTGCCGCTCCGTCCAGTGTTTCCAAACCCGTGTGTTTAGACGTCTCTACGTTCTGCTCCGCGGACAGGTAGGTCCTCAGGGCTCGATGCAGGCTGGCATGGTAGCCCAGGTCGCAGCACTGTCACACGTGCATGCAGATAAAGATAAATACTTAGAATGACATGTAACAAGTAGTCTTATCTTAGTTTCACGGAGagctaagaagaaaaaaaaaagacggcGAGAGACATGATGAAACAGGAAAGTTGAGATGAAATAGTATTCTGTTATGCAACAATCAGATACACTCATTATCTTcacttttgcacatttattgTACCATAGATAAATATAGACATTACCCACTCATCCAGACACTTTTGCCCTTTTCTCTTCAGAATAGCTATAATATGTGCCACTTGTTCAACAACATGCAACAAACATTCATTAAACCTCCTCCTCTGACCCACTGCAGTcactgcaggttttagatgagtGGCTTTAAGATGCAGTTCTTCCAAACAAACTCCCAAATGGCCTGTGGACGTGAAGCCCATTTGAGTTCAGTGAACACTCGTTATTTTCTAGTAAACAACCTGAGATAATTGAGGCTTTGTGGCAACGTGCATTACACTGCTGACAGCAGCAATATACAGTAACACTGGCCCACTGAGGACATGGAAGGTATTTCTGACCACGTTTTAAGATTTGGATGAGCTAGCTAGCAAAAATACAGCCTGGCTTGGTTCAAATTGACTTTCAGATCAGCCTTCATGATAAAAATCGATCAATATATCAACTAAACCTAATGCTGCAGGTCACAATAAACACACCATCCACATGCTGAAACATGGTAGTAGCAGCAGCATCCTGTGGACAACGACatgttaaatatctaaaaaaaaaacggtcCTCCTTCCACCTCCAAACTACCCATTTCTATGTAAAATATGGTGGAAGCTTTATGATGTGAGGTTACTTTTCTTCAGACTGAGCTACGGTTTTCACCAAGCTGGATGAATTTCTGTTTCCGGTGTCTCTTGGTAAGCTGCTTTATTCCTCTGATaagaaaatcatttgttttatgtaaagtaAAAACTGTGCAGTAATTATCGTGATCTCATGGTTTTAAAATCGCCTTTTTTAAAGCGTAGCCCCTGTTAATTTTGGTCTGTGACTTTTTGGCAAGTGCCACAAATTGTAATTAAGATATCCCTGAgaaggctgcacagtggcacagttcgtagcactgttgccttgcagcaagaaggtcctgggttcgattcccggcccggggtctttctgcacggagtttgcatgttctccatgtgcatgcatgggttctctccaggttctccggcttcctcccacagtccaaaacatgactgtcaggtaaattggtctctctaaattctccctaagtgtgagtgtgtgtgcatggttgtgtgtcctgtctgtctctgtgttgccctgcgacagactggtgacctgtccagggtgaacctgcctctcgcctgaaaagttagctggagataggcagcagcacctcccgaccccgacaagggtgtacagaagatggatggatggataaccCTGAGAATTACTCTTTGCTCCACCCTTCACCAGTTTGTGGAAGACTTTTTCAGACATAAGCTACAAAGCAAGGTGtagcaaaataaacacacacaaataaaaaaatgcagctcCGCGCCCTGGCATATGCCTACACACACTAAGCCAGCATCCACTGAGTGCTAACAGCGTTGTTCATTAGAGCGGTGTGCTGTACATGCTGCCATCCACATGACATGCTCACACCAATTTGGCTCTATGACTACCTCTGCTGCAGTCTCTCATGCATCACACCGAGGAGCAACAAAGGTgaatcacacacacacgggAAGGAGTAGGTATacaaagaggagaaagaaagaaagcaaggcaaaaacaaaagaaaaatacgagaaagaaagaagaaacaaacagaaagacagGAGATAGGTCACAAAGACAGAAGGtaaaaaaagaagtggcaaggaagtaagaaaaaagaaagaacaaggaaatagaaaaataaggacagaaaaagaaagtctATGAGGATCCAAGGAAAGAATAATGTTTGGATAATAAATACAGAATTAAGTCAGGAGGTAGAATTTTCCCCCCATATTTTCcaaagaattaaattaaatcccAGACTTTTCCAGGCTGTCTAGGACACCTTTCTTGTGCAGCTGCAGTGGTCTACGAAGCCAAGTCTGTTTCAAAACCTTTTATGTCAacattatattaaatatatgcTGTAAAACTAAACAACTGGATGCCTCCTTTAGAGCATTTACCCAGTAAACCATAAACCATTACCGTTTCTCTAAGCCTTCATAAACGCGTTTGTGGCACATCTGTTCTCTGGTGCTCTGTGGTTCAGCTCAGGGCAGAAAATACAGCACATAAATCCTAACATAGAAGCTGTTACCATAAAATTGTTGAAACAAAAAGGGACGCGGGGACATAGGGCGGCCGCTTTGCAGTCTTCATTAGAGACGCTGAAGCTAATGTGAAGAGACGAACCCAGAGGAAACCGCGAGCTCAAAACGGACAACAAAGGACACACACAGAGCCGGTAACATCCTCAGACACCAGCTCGCATCACAGGGTAACAGCGTGTTTATACTCACATCAATGATGTCAGAGAGGTCATGGATGTAATATTTGAAGACGCAGCTGTTGGTGGCCTCCAGCGCCAGTAGGTACTCATTCCTGGCCTTGATGGCCTTCAGCTTGTTCTCTGTGTACTTAGCCTGTCTCtgataagaagaagaagaaaaaaagaagcggAAAACCGAGAATTGTAAATAAAGAATCAGTAAAAAGGGGAACGCTGATGACAGGATGTGTGGAGGAACGACTGGGGGTAATAGGTGTTAAAGTGAAACGCCTCAGTATTGATTAAAGGGGATTATAGGTGTAGACCCTTGTTACTCTGACAAGCTGCCGCTTTGGCAAGGTTAGCAGTAAGCCTGTCGCGCAGCTATAAATCATTCATGAGACGCAGACATGCCTGTGTCCGCCCCACCCCGACCCACTTACCTTCTCCTTCATCTTCTCGATTTTTTTCACACTGGAACGGCGGACGACTCTCTCTTCGGTCCTGATGTTGCCCAGCGTG encodes:
- the srgap2 gene encoding SLIT-ROBO Rho GTPase-activating protein 2 isoform X1, with product MTSPAKFRKDKEIVAEYETQVKEVRAQLVEQLKCLDQQCELRVQLLQDLQDFFRKKAEIEMDYSRNLEKLAERFLTKTRSTKDHLLKKEQTISSPVNCWNLLLLQVKRESRDHATLSDLYLNNIIPRFAQISEDSGRLFKKSKEVGVQLQEDLMKVLNELYTVMKTYHMYNTDSINAESKLKEAEKQEEKQMGRSSRQEDKQTPRSPDTLGNIRTEERVVRRSSVKKIEKMKEKRQAKYTENKLKAIKARNEYLLALEATNSCVFKYYIHDLSDIIDCCDLGYHASLHRALRTYLSAEQNVETSKHTGLETLDGAAESLEPNGDKQKLMETYNNVFCPPARFDFQSHMGDTMGMMCAQQPLEVDLHQRCQSLQSRLSTLKIENEEVKKTMEATMSTIQDMVTVEDYDVSECFHHSNSMESVKSTFSESYLSKPSLAKRRANQQETEQFYFTKLKEFLEGRSLITKLEAKHDLIQKTLGESQKTDCCLASGRRNSTLRKQDSGEAIPLMVESCIRFISRHGLRHEGIFRVSGSQVEVNDIKNAFERGEDPLAGDQNDHDMDSIAGVLKLYFRGLEHALFPKEVFHDLISCVSMESLQERAVHIRKVLQGLPSKTLIIMRYLFAFLNHLSQYSEENMMDPYNLAICFGPTLMSVPEGHDQVSCQAHVNELIKTIIIHHDSIFPGLQDLPGPIYTIPGAGDDFCDSLQCEPPLVEEPAPDTVSVSHNSEDGTLAVSESEPVEAIAKFDYTGRSGRELTFKKGASVLLFQRASDDWWEGQHNGVDGLVPHQYITIQETSDAERGSPQPEMDSRDQLEERVSTRGTAPSPTGGHVADIYLANLKLKKRPEPGNIRRAFRSESDSMSPAASSSGAGGARTAPLTGGAQVKDSGDKRPVSAHNILNSVTRHSSLKTKVESPQLRKATPAGRSKSFSNHRPLDPEVIGHVELTAQDTQDSALSELSKFERQTPSKHTHTPDVVLDTLEQLKGMSGGGGASEPSSPLHSRLLRDSEGGPSYVHPLQRSASSASDVPSSFRPPKTQPRSPLPSATSPSLSSSTLSSSVPSFREVRPPATRPKPVVFPKGGGTGSPAMGSPTSIVPPTPPPPLVGHTHSLAHTPPPPPPPPQSTDKSCPA
- the srgap2 gene encoding SLIT-ROBO Rho GTPase-activating protein 2 isoform X3, whose protein sequence is MEAKTVRFLYSQRCKEVRAQLVEQLKCLDQQCELRVQLLQDLQDFFRKKAEIEMDYSRNLEKLAERFLTKTRSTKDHLLKKEQTISSPVNCWNLLLLQVKRESRDHATLSDLYLNNIIPRFAQISEDSGRLFKKSKEVGVQLQEDLMKVLNELYTVMKTYHMYNTDSINAESKLKEAEKQEEKQMGRSSRQEDKQTPRSPDTLGNIRTEERVVRRSSVKKIEKMKEKRQAKYTENKLKAIKARNEYLLALEATNSCVFKYYIHDLSDIIDCCDLGYHASLHRALRTYLSAEQNVETSKHTGLETLDGAAESLEPNGDKQKLMETYNNVFCPPARFDFQSHMGDTMGMMCAQQPLEVDLHQRCQSLQSRLSTLKIENEEVKKTMEATMSTIQDMVTVEDYDVSECFHHSNSMESVKSTFSESYLSKPSLAKRRANQQETEQFYFTKLKEFLEGRSLITKLEAKHDLIQKTLGESQKTDCCLASGRRNSTLRKQDSGEAIPLMVESCIRFISRHGLRHEGIFRVSGSQVEVNDIKNAFERGEDPLAGDQNDHDMDSIAGVLKLYFRGLEHALFPKEVFHDLISCVSMESLQERAVHIRKVLQGLPSKTLIIMRYLFAFLNHLSQYSEENMMDPYNLAICFGPTLMSVPEGHDQVSCQAHVNELIKTIIIHHDSIFPGLQDLPGPIYTIPGAGDDFCDSLQCEPPLVEEPAPDTVSVSHNSEDGTLAVSESEPVEAIAKFDYTGRSGRELTFKKGASVLLFQRASDDWWEGQHNGVDGLVPHQYITIQETSDAERGSPQPEMDSRDQLEERVSTRGTAPSPTGGHVADIYLANLKLKKRPEPGNIRRAFRSESDSMSPAASSSGAGGARTAPLTGGAQVKDSGDKRPVSAHNILNSVTRHSSLKTKVESPQLRKATPAGRSKSFSNHRPLDPEVIGHVELTAQDTQDSALSELSKFERQTPSKHTHTPDVVLDTLEQLKGMSGGGGASEPSSPLHSRLLRDSEGGPSYVHPLQRSASSASDVPSSFRPPKTQPRSPLPSATSPSLSSSTLSSSVPSFREVRPPATRPKPVVFPKGGGTGSPAMGSPTSIVPPTPPPPLVGHTHSLAHTPPPPPPPPQSTDKSCPA
- the srgap2 gene encoding SLIT-ROBO Rho GTPase-activating protein 2 isoform X2; its protein translation is MTSPAKFRKDKEIVAEYETQVKEVRAQLVEQLKCLDQQCELRVQLLQDLQDFFRKKAEIEMDYSRNLEKLAERFLTKTRSTKDHLLKKEQTISSPVNCWNLLLLQVKRESRDHATLSDLYLNNIIPRFAQISEDSGRLFKKSKEVGVQLQEDLMKVLNELYTVMKTYHMYNTDSINAESKLKEAEKQEEKQMGRSSRQEDKQTPRSPDTLGNIRTEERVVRRSSVKKIEKMKEKRQAKYTENKLKAIKARNEYLLALEATNSCVFKYYIHDLSDIIDCCDLGYHASLHRALRTYLSAEQNVETSKHTGLETLDGAAESLEPNGDKQKLMETYNNVFCPPARFDFQSHMGDTMGMMCAQQPLEVDLHQRCQSLQSRLSTLKIENEEVKKTMEATMSTIQDMVTVEDYDVSECFHHSNSMESVKSTFSESYLSKPSLAKRRANQQETEQFYFTKLKEFLEGRSLITKLEAKHDLIQKTLGESQKTDCCLASGRRNSTLRKQDSGEAIPLMVESCIRFISRHGLRHEGIFRVSGSQVEVNDIKNAFERGEDPLAGDQNDHDMDSIAGVLKLYFRGLEHALFPKEVFHDLISCVSMESLQERAVHIRKVLQGLPSKTLIIMRYLFAFLNHLSQYSEENMMDPYNLAICFGPTLMSVPEGHDQVSCQAHVNELIKTIIIHHDSIFPGLQDLPGPIYTIPGAGDDFCDSLQCEPPLVEEPAPDTVSVSHNSEDESEPVEAIAKFDYTGRSGRELTFKKGASVLLFQRASDDWWEGQHNGVDGLVPHQYITIQETSDAERGSPQPEMDSRDQLEERVSTRGTAPSPTGGHVADIYLANLKLKKRPEPGNIRRAFRSESDSMSPAASSSGAGGARTAPLTGGAQVKDSGDKRPVSAHNILNSVTRHSSLKTKVESPQLRKATPAGRSKSFSNHRPLDPEVIGHVELTAQDTQDSALSELSKFERQTPSKHTHTPDVVLDTLEQLKGMSGGGGASEPSSPLHSRLLRDSEGGPSYVHPLQRSASSASDVPSSFRPPKTQPRSPLPSATSPSLSSSTLSSSVPSFREVRPPATRPKPVVFPKGGGTGSPAMGSPTSIVPPTPPPPLVGHTHSLAHTPPPPPPPPQSTDKSCPA